Within the Mycobacterium gordonae genome, the region ATCACCCGCAACTGGGGCTGGACGAGATCGGCGAGCACCGGACCGGCGTACGGGATATCCCGGATCGGCTGCAGCAACGGTAGGTCCTGGGTCAGGAACATGTAGTACTGCGTGTTGCCGGCGTAACCCGGCGACGTCGGTAGCCGAACCGCATTGGCCATATCGGTCGCCGAAACGAACGGGTAGCTGCCGTGCACATAGAAGTAGCCCATGATCGCGTTGATGTCGGCGAGCACATTCAGTGGGTACTGCGGCACGTGTGCGATGCCGTCGTACTGCGCGGTGTAGACGTAGGTCTCGTAGGGGTTCCCGGCCGGCAGCGCACCGTTGAACGGCACGTCCAGGATCGGAAGATAGAAGCCGGGGAAGCGGGACAGCAGTCCACCGTTGGGGTTGTTGCCCGAGGCCGCCAGGATGAAGGACAGGTCGGCGACGTGCGGCGAGCCGTTGGCCATGAGCTGGACAATGTAGTTGTTGATGATCGAGGCGCTCTGCGAATAACCGAACGTCATGACGTCGTTACCCAGGGCGAGCTGAGCATTGATCGCGTTGTTGAGGATGGACACGCCCTTGGCGACCGATTGGGTGTAAGTCATGTCGCCCAGGTCCGGGGTGACTGGCCAGAACTGCTCCGGGGTGGGCAACACGACAGGGTTGGCCAGCGGGTAGAGCGGCTTGATGTACCGGTTGAAGACGTTGGTGAGGTACTTGGCGTTGGGAATCGGGTCGTTGGTGCCGCCCATGATCAGCGCGGTGATCGGATTGGTCAGGGTCGCCGCTGCCGCGGCGGCCGTCGGGGGCTGGGCCAGCAGGGACTGGACTCCGTTGAGCAGCGCCCCGTTCAGGGCTTCGGCCTGCGTGTAGGCGTTCGCGGCGTTCGACAGGGCCCTGGTGAAGTCGCTCTGGAACAGCGAAGCCTGCTGGACTACGGCCTGGTACTCGTCGCCAAAAGCGTTGAACAGGTCCGCGACTGCCGCCGAGACCTCGTCGCCGGCCGCGGCGAGCAGTCCGGACGTCCGGCCGGCCGCGGCGGCGTTGGCGGCGTGCAGGGTCGCGGCGATCCCGTCCACGTCCGTTGCCGCCGCCGCCAGCGTCTCGGGGGCAGTAAGCAGGTACGACATCTCCCCGTCCTTCCCGTCGACCGGTCCCCAGCCCGGCCGGGCACGCATTATCCGCAACCGCGGGTATTAGGTATCAACCAGAGAGTAGAACTGCGGGGCCGGGAATTCCGGCGTTTGGGCACTTAATTCCGTGCGATCTGCAAATGCCTGTCGAGAAAGGCGATCTGGTCGGCGACGACGCGCTCGAATGCGTCGTCGACGTAGATGGCGAAATGGCCTTCGGGGTACGTCTTGATTTCGCCGCGCGGCGCTTTGGCGGCATAACGCAGCGTCGGTCCGGCGGGCGCGACCGAGTCGGTTTCGCAGACGCAGAACAGGATGGGGCAGGCGATCTTGGCAGCGCTGCGACCGGGCCGGTACAGCAGCACCTTCAACCCGATGCGGGCGGCGATTTCGTTGCGCAGTTCCACACCGTCGGGCACCAGTCTCAGGTAGCCCGCGTACGCATCGGGCGCCGTCATTACGGCGACCTCGCCCGGCATGCCCGCGGTTGGGATCATCACCGGCGGCTTGCCCCGGCGGGCGCCGAGCAGGTCCCGTATCGCCAGCGCGGTGACGCGGGCGGCGGTCACCGGGTTGATCGCGCTGATGGACGCCAGGCCGTCGGTGAACGGGCACTGTGCCACGGCGGCGGCGATGCCGGGCAGTCGGGCCGCCGACTCGATCACGTGGCCGCCGCCGAAAGACGTGCCCCACAACGCGATTCGGTTGCGGTCGATGCCGGGCAGGGTGCGCGCATAGTTCACGGCCGCGGCCCAGTCGGCCAGTTGCATCTCGATGTCGAGCAGCTGACGTGGCTGGCCATCGCTGTCGCCGAAGTTGCGGTAGTCGAACACCAGGCAGGCGTAACCCGCCGCGCGGAACCGCTCGGCGTAGGCGTCGAGCCGCATCGTGCGCACAGCGCCCAGCCCGTGGGCCATCACCAGTAGGGGTGCCGGGCCGTCCGGTGCGGGCCGGTACAACCAGGCACTGATCCGGTCTTGCTGGGAATTCGAGCCGGAGATGAACGACACGTCCTCGCGCTGCGACATGGCGCAACAATAGTGCCGTGGTAGCCGCCGAAAATTATGGACTACTGTCTAGAAAAGCTACGGCGTTTGTGGGGACGGAGGACACTCATGGCGATTCGCGTCGCCCATGTGGGCACCGGAAATGTGGGCGGCCTGGCCCTTGCCCAGCTCATCACCGACCCCGCATTCGAACTCACCGGGGTCTGCGTGTCCAACCCGGACAAGGTGGGGCGCGATGCCGGTGAGTTGTGCGGGGTGGGTCTGGACTCGACCGTGACGACCGGAGTCGCCGCGTTGAACGACTTGGATGCGTTGCTGGCCGCCGGGCCCGAGTGCGTCGTCTACTGCGCGATGGGTGACA harbors:
- a CDS encoding alpha/beta hydrolase, producing the protein MSQREDVSFISGSNSQQDRISAWLYRPAPDGPAPLLVMAHGLGAVRTMRLDAYAERFRAAGYACLVFDYRNFGDSDGQPRQLLDIEMQLADWAAAVNYARTLPGIDRNRIALWGTSFGGGHVIESAARLPGIAAAVAQCPFTDGLASISAINPVTAARVTALAIRDLLGARRGKPPVMIPTAGMPGEVAVMTAPDAYAGYLRLVPDGVELRNEIAARIGLKVLLYRPGRSAAKIACPILFCVCETDSVAPAGPTLRYAAKAPRGEIKTYPEGHFAIYVDDAFERVVADQIAFLDRHLQIARN
- a CDS encoding PE family protein, whose product is MSYLLTAPETLAAAATDVDGIAATLHAANAAAAGRTSGLLAAAGDEVSAAVADLFNAFGDEYQAVVQQASLFQSDFTRALSNAANAYTQAEALNGALLNGVQSLLAQPPTAAAAAATLTNPITALIMGGTNDPIPNAKYLTNVFNRYIKPLYPLANPVVLPTPEQFWPVTPDLGDMTYTQSVAKGVSILNNAINAQLALGNDVMTFGYSQSASIINNYIVQLMANGSPHVADLSFILAASGNNPNGGLLSRFPGFYLPILDVPFNGALPAGNPYETYVYTAQYDGIAHVPQYPLNVLADINAIMGYFYVHGSYPFVSATDMANAVRLPTSPGYAGNTQYYMFLTQDLPLLQPIRDIPYAGPVLADLVQPQLRVMVDLGYSDYGYADLPTPAGLINIPNPFNVAYYLAKGTLQAPYGAAVEIGVQAGLWGPEYFPTEYPWVPSTNPGLNFYFGPQFSQPSVTALSVLSGILGDVLHIIPPIFN